TGTCATCACTGACAACCCTCAACAACACACAAACCTTTCAAAAAGAAatttcaaaaaacattgtttgcactaaatgtattaaatgttggcattcttaagACAGGAAATAAAGGGAAAAACTATAGCACAAATGATTGTATGCAATATGCAAAGGCTTAATGTTGCTTTTGGCAACCCTCCCCACCATACACAAATAATCCAGTCTTCACTGAAGACCCCCggccaacccccccaccccccccaccaactAAACATCACGAAACACGATTACATCACTAAGCCTGTTAGTTTGGGAAAGTAACTCATGTAACGCCACCTCCTTGACCTTTAACCCCTGACCCCTCAGGCGGTGAAGCAGAGGGCCTTGGCGCAGTCGCTCCACTCGTCCGTCTCAGGGCGGTACACCTCGAGGGTGTTCAGGAAATTGTTTCCGTCGAAGCCCCCCACGGCGCAGATGACGTCGCCAAGCACGGCCACGCCCGCGTTGCTGCGCGCCACCGTCATGCTGCCCAGCATCCTCCACTCGTTACGGGATGGGTCGAAGGCCTCGACGCAACGCAGCGCATGGGAGCCGTCGAATCCGCCGACCACAAAAAGCTTCCCTAGAGGTGTGGCGGAGAGAAGAGTCAGCCCAGGCAGCAATGTTCTCTCCAACACCAGCCGTGACTGACCTCATAACTCGCCCAGCTAATCACTACAATCAGGTGCGATAGATCAGGTTATAGAAAACCTACAGGGCAATAGGTCTCTGTGAACCGCGTTAGGCAGCACAGATCTAATACAACATTAGCATATTTCTGCGACATTCCAAGGTAGCAACCGCTGCCAACAGCCTCTCTGACCTGGACAAGCAGCTCTGAAGTACCTCtgatgttaatttcactagtaagccgaTGGTTTCATAAgggttttcaagtacccccaggTGTCCTAGTACCtctagttgggaaccactgacgTAGAGCTCGTCCTAGTTTAGAGTAGACAAAAAGAACGTCAGGCTCTGATATTGTGTAGTGCCTTACCATCGTAGACCGCCACCCCGGCTCCCCTGCGGGCCACGTTCATGGGGCCAATAAGTGTCCAAGTGTTGTTGGCAGGATTGTAGCGTTCCACCGTGTTCAGGCAGTTCCACGACTCGGCACCTCCGATGGCATACATAAAGCCGTCCAACTCACACACTGCAGCCTGGTGCCTCCCTGTGACAAGATGAGACTGACTCAAAACCATTCCAATGTAGATTGTAGACCGTTCAGCCTGGTAGCATGTGAACCCTTTGGTTTAAAGCGTAGCGTGTGGTGCCGTGTGGGTACGTACGGATGTTCAGGGGGGCACAGTTTTTCCAGGTCTTGGTCACAGGGTCAAAAGAGTCACAGTTCTTCAGTCCTTTCTGCCCGCAGGGGTCCGACCCTCCCACCACGAACAGCTTGTTGTCCAGCCCGCAGACGCCAGCGTTGCAGCGATTGGTCCGGAGCTCGGGCACCTGAGCCCACGTGTCGGTGTGCGGGTCGTAAGTCTCCCCGCAGCTCAGCTCATCAGACTGGCCGTTGGAGCCTCCCATCACGTACAGCTGACCCTAGGCGCGACGAGAAAAGACATGGGGGGGGGTTAAGTCAGAGGTCTGCTCCTGATGGTTGTGTCGGACACCCGCTAGCTAATGGTTTGAGCGGGGTGACAGTCAGGGAGCGTGTCCTACCATGAGCACGGCCATCTGGAAGCGAGCCCTGGGAGTCCGCATGGGGGCGCTGAAGGACCAGCGGTGGTCTCTGGGGTCGTAGCACTCCACGGTCCTCAGGCACTCCTCGCGGTTATAACCTCCTGGAGAGGACGGAAACGGGTAAATAGCAAGATCAGACAGAACAGAACTGCGACCGAAGACGGCGTCAGTCTCGTCAACGACGTAAAAAGGTTAAAAGGGCAGCGGAGGTGCCATACCCGCGGCGACGAGCCTTCCGTGCAGCGCGGCCGTGCCCAGGCCAGAGCGGGCGTAGTGCATGGCGGTCAGCGGTTGTTCTTCTGACTCCTCAGGCTGGGCCTCGAAGCTCAGGCTCTTCATCAGGCAGGGGGTGGCGGAAGGGGAACCCTGGGGGGAGCCGCGGCTGTGCAGGAAGATCACGCACAGCAGGCCGTCCAGCACGGCCAGGCACAGGTATGTATTGTCTGGGGAcgaggagcagaggggaaaggCCTGAGCAAAAGGGACGGGAGTAACCGAAGGGGAAAAACTATGACTGTTCATCTTCGTCCCGTCCTTGAGAAGGAACGGTTCGGATGTCATGCTTCgacgtgcatgcgtgcgtgcactTACTTGTGGTCTTCTCGGAAGCGATGTACTTCCACTCTCTCCTGCAGGATTTCGGCGTGTTGGAAGGGGAAGGCGAGGTGCTGCCGGAGGAACTTGTGCTCTGTGGTCTCGGGGTGTTGCTGTTCTCACGAGGGGGATTCTTCTGCAAGAGCACAATGCAGCTACAGAAACCCAGCCAGAGGCCAAAGCCACATCATCCCTTACCACTACACCAGCTGGCTGCAGAATGCCTGGCTCCGAGTCAGATTaaacccccccaccctcccaaaCGGTTCAAACCAGACCCAAACCCATTCTAAACCACCGGCAAAAGCTAAGACAGCGCAGACAACATAAATTACTATCCGGAAACACaaaagcccacacacacacacacacacacacacacacacacacacacacacacacacacacgtccaggCCGGAGCGGATGACGGGAGGATCGGTTGAACGTAAAACACACAGCCTAGGCAAAGCAGGTCTGTATCCTCCCCAGGTTTCACGCTGTTAATGGCTGTGCCCTGGGTCGCCAGGTAAGATGGGTAGAGGCCATGGGCAAACCACACCCAGGTAGGTCCAGACAGGGTCGGTTGTGTACCTGAACAAACTGGTTGTGGTCCTCCTCTGCACTAACACCGAACACCCCGTGACCCTCAATGACGAGGGCGCCGTCCAGCAGCTTGTGGTCAGCTGAGTAGTACAGCGTTTGCACCTGCAAGACACACAGCGACACAAAACCCATGTGGCAGGCTGTCTCCATGGCAACACGGCGCATAGCAGCACGCCGGGCCGACAACACGAGGGAGAGGGAGGCGGCTGAGTGTGGACGGGTTCGGGGCGGTGCTGGAAGGAGCCAAGACTTCTTTAGAAACACGGACAAACAGCTGAACAAACTgagcgggtggggggggggggggggttacagtaCATGAAAAGCAGACAAAATGTGAAGTCGCTTCTTCTGGGCTTCCCTTTCTCTGtaagatctaaaaaaaaaaaaattaaaaaggagGAGTTTGGAGTTGGAAATGACGCATCATCTGGAAACATCTTCAGTCCTCAAGACCACACTCGGGCAGCTTGGAAATCACAGACACTGCTTGCTCAGGGAAGTTGGACATTACTGTATAACTGCATAGGAGCAGACACTCGAAAAGACAATGTtgttctcatgtaaatccatgaGTTACACTTTCAAGAAATAAAGGCGAAGCTTTAACATGCATTGACAAGTagcatgaaaaaaagaaaacgcaaaatataaagaaaaaaagagaaatatctACAAATGTTTGAATTGTGATAGAGCATTGATACTACTTGTAATATGCTACCTTACTTGTATGGCCTAAAGCCATCATACTTCCCATACCTTGTTTCTGAAAGTGTACTGTGCAATCAACTGCCAGGTATTTCATTTGAGATAGTTCATAACAAATGTGGTTCCAAAATAAAAAGTTTGGCTTTAGATTATGACAGGGTACTGTTTAGTTAATAGGAGTAGATGTAGACTCCACGGCACATGttcatttacatgtattttgtaAGGGCAGATGGTCAGtgtaaatacatacacattacACAAGGATAGTATATGTATAGTAAGTTGGGTGTGTGTTGCATGGACAGATGGGAGCTGAGTTTTGCTTTGGTGGTAGAAAGAAAGGTGTTTCTCCTCCCtctattttcctctctctctgactcattACCCTGGTGGCTCAGTCTTGGCTCTTCAATCTTGTCTCCTGCTGCTGTTAATAAACCTGGAGGACAGAGAAATCAACGGGGAGGAACATTTGTTAGTAATGCACtcgctgtcacacacacacacacacacctgctcagAAAGACAAAGGCATCAGTGAGAGAACAGACGGAAGGACCTTCCCACTCACTGTTTCGATACAAAAGAGAAGAGACCAGTAATCACAACACTGTGGACAGAACCAACAGCGGTGTCTTGGCTCACCTTTAGTTTGCAGTATGGCCAGGCACACTGTACTGCATAACTTAATACTTGGAAAGAAAAtcagaaaaaataaagaacGAAAAAACCAACCAGCCAAAAGTCCTGACACAGTGTGTGGACATGACATCATGCCACGGTGGGGTTGTGGACAGAGCCTCTAGTTTAAGGGTGAAAGAGGCAAGGAGGGATGTGGGGTTGCTATGCGCCAGCAAGCCTTCAGCTACGGtactgacctcctccatcagtctgtccagtttgTCTCCGTTCTCCCACAGACAGCGCTGGACCCAGTTGAGCACCTTGGAGTAGAGTTTGCCGTTGCTGGGCAGGCTTAGGTTGTCTTCAAGCATTACTTCTAActgcagatacagacacaagAGGCCAGTCAGAAGAATTGCCGGACTCGTTGTTTGAAATCCTGTTTCATTATTAAACCATCATAACCAGAAAGTTACAAATATGAGTGATGCGTTCTACATTTAACTATATATTATTCAATTAAAACCAGCAACGGTGAAATTAAAGAGCCTCCTGCAGCGCACAAGTAATAGGGACATTTATTTGGAAGCTGAGTAACCCAGTTTGGTTACACCCAGTGGTGTAGCAGAGGCAATATGCAGACACCCAAAGTATTTAGGGAGGCCCTGATATCTGCCAACAATAAATATCAGATGATTTtaggcaaaacatttcaaatcgTCAATTGGCCTACAGCAGATATTTCGGCAATAGACAAGCAATTGTGCGCTCTgtggctagctaacgttagctaaaactATCAGTCTCTGAAAGACATCTGcaatgctaatgttagctgtgtagctagctagcgaTATGCATGATTCGTGTGGCTAGctaatgttgtggaaattatCACACATCATGGAGAAAAGTCTGAATTATTCAAATTGAACCTTTATTTCATACAGCAATTGCAGGAAACAGCAGCTAGGTCAAATTCAACACACTGCTTCTAGAATGATGTTTGGACCCTGGCTAAATAAGACTCACCGCTTCTCAGAGCCCTTGGGCTTTCCCTTTgcagaagaaaataacaaagggagcttttccactgtaTGGTACCAGCTCGACGCGGATcgcttttttttgcttttccaccggccaaaagttgggatagtacctggtaccagataccaTTTTTGTACATGCTTCGTCAAGGTTCTAAGCAagctgaggcgataccaaaagGTTATGTGAAAACACAGAAGACTTCGGATTGGACCAGAGTGACTCAGAGTGCCATCAGACCAGTGTCATATAATGGTTTTATAAGATGAGAACAGCGCACCTGTgccaggagtccttgcattgaaattgattaatttcagtgccagtgcataggaccagactcgtaatttaagggatcgtattttcccaaaactcttCTCGGTTTGGACCTACccactggtgttgaaatcaactcgttatccccaattgtatttgtcaatttcaatgtcattttaagggcaagaaggcagaggttgggggatgttttagctctgcacatgaaggtaagaatgaacgtTTTGGcagacactgcgatttgagttctgattgtaaaataaccagatatttaggactgaataattaactgtccgTCTTCACTTTTGGAACATTTAGAGAAGATCAAGCATCTGACTGAAGAGGAGgttgagctgagggcacagctggatCTACAATCAGAtgaaaacaagactatagttacgctagcatgttgtcttcatgaaacatttcatttgtcttgaatgtaatgcaattctcaaaatcatgtcagaccatttaagtacaatatctgattactgtattacaggagccataaggaagaatctttccaaccgggatgTCACTGAcaaggctgtccagaaccaggtccccaggtaccagaaaggggcagctgaccgtgcaggtggtaGAAGacatgaatgacatctccagcacaaccaatattgctggtaatctacagtactctttaacttctgctatgtacagtgttacgtatatgatcgcattatcctcttgatatatttaaagctgtgtgtgaatgttcttaattctgactgtagttgtagtgttatgccaccattcataagcatattgcactgatgtatctataatattcaataactatcgattgctgctaggtcataccctaaagcccttgtttattttgtattgtattatgttaattttgtactttttcacattcaaatgctgtaattttactatctgttgctggacaggttttcttgcactattaagtttgtttattttgtatccttgctgtataatgcatgttttaaggattaaggattattataaataaaacctaatactGGGGcatgaggcatcccgctgggtttagtgcataaaagtgGCCTGCCGCTGGTGAGCCTCTGATCAGGGTATGGttggaaggcattgtcatgaaagtggCCTGCCGCTGGTGAGCCTCTGATCAGGGTATGGttggaaggcattgtcatgaaagcggcccaccggTGGCCCGACTGCGACgtgtgcaataaaaaaaaagcggccagacgctttgcagaaacgcttgGCGGCCGCaagcgtgttgcttgctgggttgatggagttcattcaatagatttttctgtaCACTGCAGGGTTTACATTAGTTGGCAAATGCTGGCTTTTCGCCGATATTAGGTGTACGATATCAACATTTTTCCAGAGTGtgttttcctgtgatgtcactatgggcAGGCACAGGGTACTAACAGCAGTGGAAAACCAACCGAGGCGAGCagagtcgagctggtaccatgcagtggaaaagcgccaaaACAGCTTAACAACTTAACCGTTTCCTCTGACCTAGCCATCTGTCCAGTTCATTACTTCCTTGGTAGCCCCAAGAAACCACAAGATCCCTTTCATGTATTACAAGCCATAAACAAAGGCCTGTTGGTCATACATCCTTTTCCCACACTAACAATAGGTAATACTAATCATCTCAGAAAACAGTTCTGTGCAATGTTTTGCTAAC
The nucleotide sequence above comes from Esox lucius isolate fEsoLuc1 chromosome 8, fEsoLuc1.pri, whole genome shotgun sequence. Encoded proteins:
- the ivns1abpa gene encoding influenza virus NS1A-binding protein homolog A, which gives rise to MIPNGYLIFEDETFLDSTVAKMNALRKSGQFCDVRLQVCGHELMAHRAVLACCSPYLFEIFNSDLEPHGVSHVTFEDLDPEAVEILLNYAYTAQLKADKELVKEVYSAAKKLKMERVKQICGDYLLSKMDSQSAISFRNFASCMGDGRVLAKIDAYIQEHLLEVSEQEDFLKLPRLKLEVMLEDNLSLPSNGKLYSKVLNWVQRCLWENGDKLDRLMEEVQTLYYSADHKLLDGALVIEGHGVFGVSAEEDHNQFVQKNPPRENSNTPRPQSTSSSGSTSPSPSNTPKSCRREWKYIASEKTTNNTYLCLAVLDGLLCVIFLHSRGSPQGSPSATPCLMKSLSFEAQPEESEEQPLTAMHYARSGLGTAALHGRLVAAGGYNREECLRTVECYDPRDHRWSFSAPMRTPRARFQMAVLMGQLYVMGGSNGQSDELSCGETYDPHTDTWAQVPELRTNRCNAGVCGLDNKLFVVGGSDPCGQKGLKNCDSFDPVTKTWKNCAPLNIRRHQAAVCELDGFMYAIGGAESWNCLNTVERYNPANNTWTLIGPMNVARRGAGVAVYDGKLFVVGGFDGSHALRCVEAFDPSRNEWRMLGSMTVARSNAGVAVLGDVICAVGGFDGNNFLNTLEVYRPETDEWSDCAKALCFTA